CGGCGCCGGACTCCGGCGCCCACACCTCCCCCGGCCGGCCGAGGATCTGCCGCACGTTGGCGCCGCGGCGCGCGCTCGGAAAGACCTCGAACTTCTCGGTCTCCGGGTCGAAGCGCACCATGGCGTTGGCGCCGTGTCGAGATCGACGCGCGCGATGTGACTGCCGGCCAGCGAGGCGTAGTAGACGGCGCCCTCGGGCGTCGTCGCGATGCCGTAGGGGCCGCGGCCGCGCGGCGCATCCCAGACCCGCATCTCCCCCGTCTTCGGATCGAGCCGTCCGTAGACGCCGGTCTGACCCGTGAACCAGATGCGGCCCCGCCTGTCGAAGGTCGCGGTGTTGAGGTTCACGTGGCCGCGCGCCTCGGGCAGCGGCCAGCGCTTCACCTGTCGGGTCTGCGGGTCGACGCGGACGATGGCGTTGGTGCCGCCTTCCGTGAGCCACGGCGCGGCGTCGGGCCCGACGATCACGCCGTGCGGGGCCGCGCCCGCGCCGAGCGGGATGAGCTCGACCTTTCCCGTCGCGGGATCGAGCCGGCCGAGCTGGCCGCTGCGCTGCGCCGCGTACCAGACGATGCCGTCGGGGCCCACGGCGACGTCGTGCGGAAATCCCCCGGCGGGCAAGGGGTAGGCCTGGATGGCGATCTCGGCCGGCGCGGCCACCGGTAGCAAGAGCAGGGCAACGGCGCAACCGAGCGCGGAGCCGCGCATGGCGACCTCCTTGGTCAGAACTCGAGGAAGTCCTTCAGGGCGGCGAGGACCGCCTCGGGGTTGTCCTCGTGCAGCGTGTGCACGGCCCGCGGGATCTCCACGAAGCGCCCTTGGGGCAGCTCTCGAGCCATCCGCTCGGCGACGTCCCGATCGAGCACGTGGCTGTGCTGGCCGCGAAGTACCAGGGTCGGCGGCGTGATGGCCCGGAGGACGGCCCACCAGTCGAGCTCCGCCTGCGAGCGGCGCTCCTTGACGCTGGGATGCCAGGCCCACACCAGCGCGCCGTCGGGGCGCTGACGGAGACTGTGCATGACGACCCACCGGTAATAGTGAATGCCCGGATACGGGTTCGCGCGATAGAGGTGCCGGGCCGCCTCCTCGATGCTGTCCCAGGCCTCCGGCTCGGGCGGCCCGGGCGGCACCTCGGCGGCCCGCGCGCTGATCTCGGGTCCGATGTCGACGACCACCAGCCTCCGGACGAGCTCAGGCCGCCGCGAGGCGAAGTACATCGCGTTCCGGCCGCCCATGGAGAGCCCCACGAGGACGAGCGAGGTCAGGCCCAGCTGGGCCACCACCCCGGCGATGTCGCCGAAGGCCGCGACGGGGTGGTAGACATCCGCCGGATCGCTGTCGCCGTGCCCGCGCTGGTCGAGGGCATAGACGTGGAAGTGGGGCTGCAGCGCGATGCTCAGAGTGTCCCACGCATGGGCATGCCCCGTGAACCCGTGCAGGAGGAGCAGGGGCGTGCGGCCCTCGCCGCCCCAGTCGAGGAGGTGAAGCCGCAGGCCGTTGGCAGTCAGGGAGCGATCCAGCGGGCGCAGGAGGTTCACGGCACCCCTCAGGATACCAGGGCCTTCCATCCGGCGCGCCGAGCGGATAGAGTGGGGCGGGCTGAAACGTCGGACACCCCGAGGAGATGACCATGCTCGCGATGTGGGTGAAGGTGCGCGTGAAGCGGGAGCTGCGGCAGCGCTTCCTCCAGGCGATCGAGGCGGACGCGCTGGCCTCCGAGCGGGACGAGCCGGGCTGCCTGCGCTTCAACGTCCTCCGGGACGCGCAGGACGAGGATGTCTACTACTTCTACGAGGCTTACACGAACCAGGCTGCGCTGGACGCCCATCGCCTGTCGCCGCATTACGCCATCTGGCGCGCGGCGGCCGACACCCTGGCCGGGCCCATCGAGGCCACGCGCTGTGAGACTGTCTTCCCGGCTGACCCGGCCTACTGGGCCAGGCCGCCGCGAAAGGAGCCCCGCTCATGAAGGCCATCCGCATCTCGGAGTACGGCGGCCCGGCTGTCCTCAAGCTGGAGGAGGTTTCGGCGCCCCAGCCCGGCCCCGGCCAGGTGCTGGTCCGCAACCACGCCGTCGGCGTGAACCCGGTGGACACCTACCTGCGCTCCAACACGGACAACCGCGGGCCCAAGCTGCCCTACACGCCGGGCTCCGACTCGGCGGGGGTCGTGGAGGCCGTCGGCGCCGGCGTCACGGCCGTCAAGGCCGGCGAGCGCGTCTACGTCGGCGGCACGCTCAGCGGCGCCTACGCCGAGCTGTCACTCTGCGACCAGGGACAGGTCCACCCGCTGCCCGCCAATGTCAGCTTCGCGCAGGGGGCGGCGATGAACGTCCCCTACGCCACCGCCTACCACGCCCTCTTCAACCGCGGCCACGGCCAGGCGGGCGAGACCCTTCTCGTGCACGGGGCCAGCGGCGGCGTCGGCATCGGCGCCGTCCAGCTCGCGCGGGCGCGCGGCCTCACCGTGATCGGCACCGCGGGGACGGAGCGGGGGCGCCGCCTCGTGCTGGCCGAGGGCGCCCATCACGTCCTCGATCACGGCGCGCCGGGGTACCTCGACGATCTCATGAAGCTCACCGGCGGGCAGGGCGTGGACGTGGTCCTCGAGATGCTGGCGAACGTGAATCTCCAGAAGGACCTCGGGATCGTGGCGATGCGCGGGCGGATCGTCGTCATCGGCAACCGCGGCACGGTGGAGATCAACGCCCGGCTGGCCATGAACAGGGACGCCACCATCCTCGGCATGGCCCTCT
This genomic interval from Candidatus Rokuibacteriota bacterium contains the following:
- a CDS encoding alpha/beta hydrolase, whose protein sequence is MNLLRPLDRSLTANGLRLHLLDWGGEGRTPLLLLHGFTGHAHAWDTLSIALQPHFHVYALDQRGHGDSDPADVYHPVAAFGDIAGVVAQLGLTSLVLVGLSMGGRNAMYFASRRPELVRRLVVVDIGPEISARAAEVPPGPPEPEAWDSIEEAARHLYRANPYPGIHYYRWVVMHSLRQRPDGALVWAWHPSVKERRSQAELDWWAVLRAITPPTLVLRGQHSHVLDRDVAERMARELPQGRFVEIPRAVHTLHEDNPEAVLAALKDFLEF
- a CDS encoding NADPH:quinone reductase, which encodes MKAIRISEYGGPAVLKLEEVSAPQPGPGQVLVRNHAVGVNPVDTYLRSNTDNRGPKLPYTPGSDSAGVVEAVGAGVTAVKAGERVYVGGTLSGAYAELSLCDQGQVHPLPANVSFAQGAAMNVPYATAYHALFNRGHGQAGETLLVHGASGGVGIGAVQLARARGLTVIGTAGTERGRRLVLAEGAHHVLDHGAPGYLDDLMKLTGGQGVDVVLEMLANVNLQKDLGIVAMRGRIVVIGNRGTVEINARLAMNRDATILGMALYHATPAQFAGIHAALVEGLRNGTLRPVIGQELPLGQAPRAHEAVMAPGHHGKVVLVP
- a CDS encoding antibiotic biosynthesis monooxygenase, with the protein product MLAMWVKVRVKRELRQRFLQAIEADALASERDEPGCLRFNVLRDAQDEDVYYFYEAYTNQAALDAHRLSPHYAIWRAAADTLAGPIEATRCETVFPADPAYWARPPRKEPRS